From Jeotgalibaca dankookensis, one genomic window encodes:
- the rnz gene encoding ribonuclease Z, whose amino-acid sequence MKIQFLGTGAGVPSTLRNLSSIALKLLDERNEIWLFDCGEGTQQRILKTSLKPRKVTKVFITHLHGDHIYGLPGFLSSRAFQGGDTPLTIYGPKGIKEFVLTALRVSQSHLRYPIFFHEIYEDGVIFEDNQFKVTCGKLAHGIPSYGYRIHEAEYPGELLVDELRANNVPAGPLYGKLKNGETVTLADGRTIDGKDYIGEAISGRIVTIIGDTKRTDKSFELALNADVLVHESTFAKENQKFARDYYHSTCIDAALVAKEAGAKQLYLTHISSRYLAKDQKQMQEDARQVFSHTCMVNDYDEFDILLDK is encoded by the coding sequence GTGAAAATACAGTTTTTGGGGACTGGAGCCGGTGTTCCGTCTACACTTAGAAATTTAAGTAGTATTGCGTTAAAACTATTAGACGAAAGAAATGAAATTTGGTTGTTTGACTGTGGAGAAGGAACCCAGCAACGTATTTTAAAAACATCTCTGAAACCTCGTAAGGTTACTAAAGTTTTTATTACTCATCTTCACGGAGATCATATTTATGGTCTTCCGGGTTTTCTTAGTAGCCGTGCCTTCCAAGGAGGAGATACGCCTTTAACCATTTATGGACCTAAAGGTATTAAAGAGTTCGTTTTAACGGCGCTTCGAGTGTCACAATCACATCTAAGATATCCAATTTTCTTTCATGAAATCTATGAAGATGGCGTTATTTTTGAAGACAATCAGTTTAAAGTAACGTGTGGGAAGTTAGCACATGGTATCCCATCTTACGGTTATCGGATTCATGAAGCCGAATATCCAGGGGAATTATTAGTTGATGAATTACGTGCAAACAATGTTCCAGCGGGGCCACTTTATGGCAAGTTAAAAAATGGCGAAACAGTGACTCTGGCTGATGGACGTACCATAGATGGGAAAGACTATATTGGAGAAGCCATATCAGGGCGAATTGTAACGATTATCGGGGATACAAAACGAACCGATAAGAGTTTCGAACTAGCTTTAAATGCGGATGTTTTAGTACACGAATCAACCTTTGCGAAAGAAAATCAAAAATTCGCTCGTGACTACTATCACTCGACTTGCATAGATGCAGCCTTAGTTGCCAAAGAAGCAGGTGCTAAACAACTTTATTTAACACATATCAGTTCACGCTATCTGGCTAAAGACCAAAAGCAAATGCAAGAAGATGCTCGTCAAGTCTTCTCGCATACTTGCATGGTTAACGATTATGATGAATTTGATATCTTATTGGACAAATAA
- the glyQ gene encoding glycine--tRNA ligase subunit alpha has protein sequence MKETITVQKMIQILQNYWADQGCLLLNAYDTEKGAGTMSPYTFLRAIGPEPWNAAYVEPSRRPADGRYGENPNRLYQHHQFQVVMKPSPSNIQELYLKSLEALGINPLEHDIRFVEDNWENPSLGCAGLGWEVWLDGMEITQFTYFQQVGGLACDPVTSELTYGIERLASYIQDVDSVYDLEWTTGVKYGEIFYQPEFEQSTYAFEESNPELLFQLFDAYNTEALKQIENGLVHPAYDYVLKCSHTFNMLDARGMISATDRAGYLGRIRNMARKIALAFVEKRKELGYPLLSVDERERLLKEEVK, from the coding sequence ATGAAAGAAACGATTACCGTTCAGAAAATGATTCAAATATTGCAAAATTATTGGGCAGATCAAGGTTGTCTCCTATTAAATGCATATGATACAGAAAAGGGCGCTGGTACTATGAGTCCTTACACCTTCTTGCGTGCAATCGGTCCGGAACCATGGAATGCCGCTTACGTCGAACCATCACGCCGCCCTGCTGATGGCCGTTACGGGGAAAATCCCAATCGCTTATATCAACACCATCAATTTCAAGTAGTGATGAAACCTTCTCCTTCTAATATCCAAGAACTATATTTAAAAAGTTTAGAAGCGCTTGGAATTAACCCGCTTGAACATGATATCCGCTTTGTAGAAGACAATTGGGAAAATCCTTCACTCGGGTGTGCTGGACTAGGATGGGAAGTCTGGTTAGATGGGATGGAAATTACCCAATTTACCTATTTCCAGCAAGTAGGTGGACTAGCTTGCGATCCAGTTACCAGTGAATTAACTTATGGAATCGAGCGTCTTGCTTCTTATATACAAGATGTGGATAGTGTTTATGACTTGGAATGGACGACAGGTGTGAAATATGGTGAAATTTTTTACCAACCTGAATTTGAACAATCCACTTATGCCTTTGAAGAGAGTAATCCAGAGTTACTTTTTCAATTGTTTGATGCTTACAATACCGAAGCATTAAAACAAATTGAAAACGGTTTGGTTCATCCCGCTTATGACTATGTTTTAAAATGCTCTCACACTTTTAATATGCTAGATGCAAGAGGAATGATTTCAGCCACTGATCGAGCGGGCTATCTGGGACGTATTCGAAATATGGCTCGAAAAATTGCGCTTGCCTTTGTTGAAAAAAGAAAAGAATTAGGTTACCCGCTTCTTTCAGTTGATGAACGGGAACGTTTATTGAAGGAGGAAGTAAAATGA
- the recJ gene encoding single-stranded-DNA-specific exonuclease RecJ — MLDSKLNWELLGESLDYEKVATLKKTTDYSETFIKLCLTRGIDTQEKLTEFLQPEAPLFNDPLLMYGMEKSVQRILTAIETGEKILIYGDYDADGITSTAILVEAIEIMGGNVSYYLPNRFEDGYGPNVEVFKRFISEENNLIITCDNGVSGHEAVEMAMAQGVDVIITDHHELPTTLPKAFSIVHPRHPDGSYPFKDLSGAGVALKLVAALMERIPYEFMDMAAIGTVADLVSLTDENRWIVKQGIEMLKNTERIGLHLLFEKAGVEISTINEETIGFIIGPRLNALGRLGDAGPGVELLLSFDEEELTKLIEQIQDINNKRQEIVNKITDSAQQKIAEFETLPDIIVLEDADWHEGVLGIVASRIVEKTGRPTILLHTNPDTGVSKGSGRSIEALHLFKALSATEDTLIKFGGHKMAAGLSLLTENIADFIETITTYAASYHQEIKKGNRVRIDEILEIKEVSLSFLQEIDTLRPFGTDNPKPMFGFESVAATQVKQIGADQKHLKLVLQADTDTLDVIGFNKGQAASYLTNNVPISALGELSINTWRDRSKPQLQLKDFKINGPQFFDGRQSKFNPHSIRHKNSVYLFFNQVFFDKMSEQLPVQSMAVLLESDDDIPPFPASLNNLVLLDCPTNLDILDAFLQTHVFQNYYVYAFPVASIQEQGLPSKDIFGKVYKYLYLRKDMAIREKIDALSAYLQVEKGQLIFMIQVFLEAKFVTIKDGVLNPVLKPEKADLTQTSVYQERIKNLEAEKMFIYSDFSQLSDWLKK; from the coding sequence TTGCTAGATTCAAAATTAAATTGGGAATTATTAGGTGAATCTTTAGATTATGAAAAAGTAGCAACTTTAAAAAAGACAACAGATTATAGTGAGACCTTTATCAAACTGTGTCTGACGCGTGGAATAGATACACAAGAAAAACTGACAGAATTTCTCCAACCTGAAGCGCCTCTGTTCAATGATCCTTTACTCATGTACGGTATGGAGAAATCAGTTCAACGTATTCTGACTGCAATTGAAACTGGTGAAAAGATCCTTATTTATGGTGATTATGATGCTGACGGTATAACCAGTACAGCAATTTTAGTTGAAGCGATTGAAATAATGGGAGGGAATGTTTCTTATTACTTACCTAATCGCTTTGAAGATGGTTACGGCCCTAATGTAGAGGTTTTTAAACGCTTTATTTCTGAAGAAAATAATTTAATTATCACCTGTGACAATGGTGTGAGTGGTCATGAAGCAGTAGAAATGGCAATGGCTCAAGGTGTTGATGTCATTATTACAGATCATCATGAATTGCCAACAACGCTTCCTAAAGCTTTTTCGATTGTTCATCCAAGACATCCTGACGGAAGTTACCCTTTTAAAGACTTGTCAGGTGCAGGTGTCGCATTAAAGCTAGTAGCCGCTTTAATGGAACGAATCCCTTATGAATTCATGGATATGGCGGCTATTGGGACTGTAGCTGATTTAGTAAGTTTAACAGATGAAAATCGTTGGATTGTTAAACAAGGGATTGAAATGCTTAAAAATACTGAGCGAATCGGACTGCATCTTTTATTTGAAAAAGCCGGCGTTGAGATAAGCACGATTAACGAAGAAACCATCGGATTTATAATTGGTCCACGCCTGAATGCACTTGGAAGATTAGGTGATGCTGGGCCTGGTGTAGAACTTTTATTGTCATTTGATGAAGAGGAGTTAACCAAGTTAATTGAGCAAATACAAGACATTAATAATAAGCGGCAGGAAATCGTTAATAAAATCACTGACTCTGCCCAGCAAAAAATAGCTGAATTTGAAACATTACCAGATATCATTGTTTTAGAGGATGCTGATTGGCACGAAGGTGTTTTAGGTATTGTCGCCAGCCGTATTGTTGAAAAAACAGGAAGGCCGACTATTTTATTGCACACAAATCCTGATACAGGTGTATCGAAAGGTTCGGGACGTAGTATAGAAGCGTTACATTTATTTAAGGCTTTATCTGCTACTGAAGACACCTTAATAAAATTTGGTGGGCATAAGATGGCTGCCGGACTTAGTTTATTAACTGAAAACATTGCTGATTTTATCGAAACCATTACAACCTATGCAGCTAGCTACCATCAAGAGATAAAAAAAGGGAATCGAGTAAGAATAGATGAAATCCTTGAGATTAAAGAAGTTTCTCTTTCTTTTTTACAGGAAATTGATACTTTAAGACCTTTTGGAACGGATAACCCAAAGCCGATGTTTGGTTTTGAGTCGGTCGCTGCGACTCAAGTAAAGCAAATTGGTGCAGATCAAAAGCATTTAAAACTTGTTTTACAAGCAGATACAGATACGTTGGATGTCATAGGTTTTAATAAAGGGCAAGCCGCTAGTTATTTAACCAATAATGTTCCTATCTCCGCACTTGGCGAATTGAGTATTAATACATGGCGAGATAGATCTAAACCGCAATTACAACTGAAAGATTTTAAAATAAATGGTCCACAATTCTTCGATGGACGACAGTCAAAATTTAATCCTCATTCTATTAGACATAAAAATAGTGTTTACTTATTTTTTAACCAAGTATTTTTTGACAAAATGAGTGAGCAGCTACCTGTTCAGTCAATGGCTGTTTTATTAGAAAGCGATGATGATATCCCGCCATTTCCGGCTTCGTTAAATAATTTAGTCTTACTTGATTGTCCAACGAATTTGGATATTTTAGATGCTTTTCTTCAAACACATGTATTCCAAAATTATTATGTCTATGCCTTCCCAGTTGCATCGATTCAAGAACAAGGTCTTCCTAGTAAAGATATTTTCGGGAAAGTGTATAAATACTTATATTTACGTAAAGACATGGCGATTCGAGAAAAAATAGATGCGCTCTCAGCTTATCTACAAGTCGAAAAAGGGCAGCTGATTTTTATGATTCAGGTGTTTTTAGAAGCAAAATTTGTTACAATAAAAGACGGAGTATTAAATCCGGTTTTAAAACCTGAAAAAGCAGATTTAACTCAAACAAGCGTTTACCAAGAGAGAATAAAAAATTTAGAAGCTGAAAAAATGTTTATTTATAGTGATTTTTCGCAATTGTCAGATTGGTTAAAAAAATAA
- a CDS encoding adenine phosphoribosyltransferase, whose amino-acid sequence MNLKDYITDVKDFPEEGIIFRDISPLMQDGEAYKYAINQIVEFAKDLGVDKVVGPEARGFMVGCPVSVGLTCGFAMARKKGKLPRETVEVDYGLEYGKATLQLHADAVLPGEKVLVCDDLLATGGTTLATVELIEKLGGEVVGLAFLIELLDLKGRDKIKGYNIKTLMEY is encoded by the coding sequence ATGAATTTAAAAGATTATATTACTGATGTGAAAGATTTCCCAGAAGAAGGTATTATATTTCGTGATATTTCACCTTTAATGCAAGATGGAGAAGCCTATAAATATGCTATAAATCAAATCGTTGAATTTGCAAAAGATTTAGGAGTAGACAAAGTAGTCGGACCAGAAGCGCGTGGATTTATGGTTGGTTGCCCTGTTTCGGTGGGGCTAACGTGTGGCTTTGCCATGGCGCGAAAGAAAGGAAAACTTCCGCGAGAAACAGTGGAGGTTGATTATGGTTTGGAGTACGGTAAAGCAACCTTGCAACTCCATGCCGATGCCGTTCTTCCTGGCGAAAAAGTACTAGTATGCGATGATTTACTAGCAACAGGGGGAACGACTTTAGCGACAGTTGAATTGATTGAAAAGCTTGGTGGGGAAGTTGTTGGGTTAGCCTTTTTAATTGAATTGCTTGATTTAAAAGGTCGCGATAAAATTAAAGGGTATAATATTAAAACGCTAATGGAATACTAA
- the glyS gene encoding glycine--tRNA ligase subunit beta, which produces MTETFLLEIGLEEVPARFVRSSSEQLKERVVRFLKENRLTFGEVQTYATPRRFAVQIKDLADKQEDITEKAKGPSKKIALDADGNWTKAAQGFIRGQGLTTEDIYFESIKGVDYIHVNKEIKGNASKEILQTLPEVIASMTFPVTMHWGSSRFEFIRPVHWLVVLFGADIVPCSFIGIHSDRISKGHRFLGQEAVIDHADHYAEKLREQFVIADLDERKAMIKKQLAHLEEVHNWVIPKDDNLLEEVVSLVEYPTAFSGSFAEKYLVLPKEVLITSMKDHQRYFQVTDQKGDLLPYFVSVRNGNTDYIENVRKGNEKVLVARLEDGLFFYEEDKKIAIEQSVKRLETIAFHAEIGSLADKMNNTEQIATLLAEVFSLQPEKVAHLKRAAHIYKFDLVSNMVGEFPELQGIMGEKYALMAGEDPEVAIAIREHYLPLTSEGKLPESEIGAILAIADKLDSIISFFKQEMIPTGSNDPYALRRQMIGIVQIIESRNWSFSLGQLLQLILKNVYGLKEPAQIEKLITGIAHFAKNRILQKLQTYQIAHDIQEAILHAKNDDLLALIKQARVLNRHHGDTNFKEVIEALARVINISKNVNKELVIDADLFETTSEKNLYVQANHLATIWDSATIEEKYTALENLAPYIVNYFDENMVMVDDSKIKENRLNTLAFVANFILDFADVRKIVTK; this is translated from the coding sequence ATGACAGAAACATTTTTGTTGGAAATTGGTTTGGAAGAAGTACCGGCAAGATTCGTTCGTTCATCGAGTGAACAATTAAAGGAAAGAGTTGTCCGGTTCCTAAAAGAAAATAGACTAACATTTGGTGAAGTTCAAACCTATGCAACGCCTAGACGATTTGCGGTTCAAATTAAAGATTTAGCTGATAAACAAGAAGATATTACTGAAAAAGCAAAAGGCCCTTCAAAGAAAATTGCACTTGATGCAGATGGTAATTGGACGAAAGCAGCGCAAGGATTTATACGCGGTCAAGGGCTGACTACGGAAGATATTTACTTTGAATCCATAAAAGGTGTTGACTATATTCACGTTAATAAAGAAATCAAAGGAAATGCTAGTAAAGAAATTTTACAAACTTTACCCGAGGTGATTGCATCGATGACTTTCCCGGTTACGATGCATTGGGGAAGTTCACGGTTTGAGTTTATTCGTCCTGTTCACTGGTTAGTGGTGTTATTTGGAGCGGATATTGTTCCTTGCTCATTCATAGGAATCCATTCAGACCGAATTTCTAAAGGGCACCGGTTTTTAGGTCAAGAGGCAGTGATTGATCATGCCGACCATTATGCGGAAAAACTACGTGAACAATTTGTAATTGCGGATTTAGATGAGCGCAAAGCGATGATTAAAAAACAACTCGCTCATCTAGAAGAGGTTCATAACTGGGTTATTCCTAAAGATGACAACTTATTAGAGGAAGTTGTTTCACTTGTAGAGTATCCTACTGCCTTTTCAGGAAGTTTTGCTGAAAAATATCTTGTTTTACCAAAAGAAGTGCTAATTACTTCCATGAAAGATCACCAACGTTATTTCCAAGTTACCGATCAAAAAGGAGACTTGTTGCCATATTTTGTATCAGTTCGAAATGGAAATACTGATTATATTGAAAATGTTAGAAAAGGAAACGAAAAAGTGTTGGTAGCTCGTTTAGAAGACGGTCTATTTTTCTACGAGGAAGATAAAAAAATAGCCATTGAGCAATCCGTTAAACGACTTGAAACAATAGCTTTTCACGCTGAAATTGGTTCTTTAGCTGATAAAATGAATAATACTGAGCAAATAGCAACGCTTTTAGCGGAAGTTTTTTCCCTTCAACCTGAAAAGGTAGCGCATTTAAAACGTGCTGCACACATTTATAAATTCGACTTGGTTAGTAATATGGTTGGTGAGTTTCCAGAACTACAAGGTATAATGGGAGAAAAATATGCACTGATGGCTGGAGAAGACCCAGAAGTGGCAATAGCCATACGTGAACATTATTTGCCTTTAACGAGCGAGGGCAAACTACCTGAATCGGAAATTGGTGCAATTTTAGCGATAGCAGACAAACTTGATAGTATTATTAGTTTCTTCAAACAAGAAATGATTCCTACTGGTTCCAACGATCCCTATGCGCTACGTCGCCAAATGATTGGGATTGTTCAAATTATTGAATCAAGAAACTGGTCTTTTTCACTAGGTCAATTGCTTCAACTTATTTTAAAAAATGTTTATGGTCTAAAAGAGCCTGCGCAAATTGAGAAACTAATAACAGGAATCGCTCATTTTGCCAAAAATCGTATTCTTCAAAAATTGCAAACATACCAAATTGCCCATGATATACAAGAAGCAATTTTACATGCAAAAAATGATGACTTACTCGCTTTAATTAAACAAGCACGTGTCTTGAATCGTCACCATGGAGATACGAATTTCAAAGAAGTTATTGAAGCTCTTGCTCGCGTCATCAATATCTCTAAAAATGTAAACAAAGAACTGGTAATCGACGCAGATCTATTCGAAACAACGAGTGAAAAAAATCTATATGTGCAGGCGAATCATCTGGCAACTATTTGGGACTCAGCAACAATTGAAGAAAAATATACAGCTTTAGAAAATTTGGCTCCTTATATTGTTAATTATTTTGATGAAAATATGGTCATGGTAGACGACTCGAAAATAAAAGAAAACCGTTTAAATACCTTAGCGTTTGTTGCAAACTTTATTTTAGATTTTGCTGATGTAAGAAAAATAGTCACGAAATAA
- a CDS encoding LapA family protein: protein MKNQWRLLIALLIVILIVIFAILNGDGVPISYGFGEVRAPLIIVITISLLLGSILTLIVTTSSTRHDKRELKSLREKIDNQEFETEEAIKKVRAQYENRIQTLTTIIEQNKNATQESPVVQTKSDYPDGSHPDQS, encoded by the coding sequence ATGAAAAATCAATGGCGTTTGTTAATTGCACTCTTGATTGTGATTTTAATTGTAATCTTTGCGATATTAAATGGGGACGGTGTTCCGATTAGTTACGGTTTTGGAGAAGTACGTGCTCCTTTAATTATCGTTATCACGATTTCTTTATTACTCGGTTCAATTCTCACTTTAATTGTTACTACTAGTTCTACTAGACACGATAAGAGAGAGTTAAAATCGTTACGAGAAAAGATTGATAACCAGGAGTTTGAAACAGAAGAAGCAATAAAAAAAGTAAGAGCCCAATACGAAAATCGTATTCAAACCTTAACTACAATCATTGAGCAAAATAAAAATGCAACACAAGAGAGTCCAGTTGTGCAGACAAAATCTGATTACCCCGATGGAAGTCATCCCGACCAGTCTTAA
- the obgE gene encoding GTPase ObgE has protein sequence MSMFLDHARVNVIAGKGGDGMVAYRREKYVPDGGPAGGDGGHGGSVIFVVDGGLRTLLDFRYNRHFRGIPGENGMSKSKYGKSAKDLYVKVPPGTVVRNAETQELLGDLTEIGQELVVAKGGRGGRGNIKFATHRNPAPAIAENGEPGQELVLELELKVIADVGLVGFPSVGKSTILSVVSSAKPKIADYHFTTLVPNLGMVQAQNGIQFAMADLPGLIEGASEGVGLGIQFLRHIERTRVILHVIDMGATEGRDPFDDYEKINKELESYELRLLDRPTVIVANKMDVPGAEENLKTFKKQLEDKFKDQDVPKVFEISAYQHQGLEPLINYTADLVETTDPFPLFDEEEVEKSVLYQLEGSADEITVTRDPDATWVLGGEKIERLLKMTNFDHHESTMRFARQLRGLGIDELLRSRGAEDGDLVRILDYEFEFVD, from the coding sequence ATGTCAATGTTTTTAGATCACGCACGTGTTAACGTTATCGCCGGTAAAGGTGGAGACGGAATGGTTGCATACAGACGTGAAAAGTATGTGCCAGACGGTGGACCAGCAGGTGGGGACGGCGGACACGGCGGAAGTGTAATATTCGTAGTAGATGGCGGTTTGCGGACCTTGTTAGATTTTCGTTACAATCGTCATTTCCGGGGAATTCCCGGAGAAAATGGAATGAGTAAAAGTAAATATGGTAAGTCTGCAAAAGATTTATACGTCAAAGTACCGCCAGGTACAGTCGTTCGTAATGCTGAAACGCAAGAACTTTTAGGAGATTTAACCGAGATTGGCCAAGAGTTAGTTGTTGCAAAAGGTGGACGTGGTGGACGTGGAAATATTAAATTTGCCACCCACCGTAACCCAGCACCCGCTATTGCTGAAAACGGTGAGCCAGGCCAAGAGTTAGTATTAGAATTAGAGTTAAAAGTAATTGCAGACGTTGGACTGGTTGGCTTTCCATCAGTTGGAAAATCAACCATTCTATCTGTTGTTTCTTCGGCTAAGCCAAAAATTGCCGATTATCATTTCACAACTCTTGTTCCAAACCTTGGTATGGTACAAGCTCAAAATGGTATTCAATTTGCTATGGCAGATTTACCAGGTTTAATTGAAGGAGCCTCTGAAGGAGTAGGACTTGGTATTCAATTCTTGCGCCATATTGAACGAACCCGTGTTATTTTACATGTTATTGATATGGGTGCGACTGAAGGGCGCGATCCTTTCGATGATTATGAAAAGATAAACAAGGAATTAGAAAGTTATGAACTGCGCTTGCTAGACCGTCCGACAGTTATTGTAGCAAATAAAATGGATGTACCCGGTGCAGAAGAGAACTTGAAAACATTTAAAAAACAACTTGAAGACAAATTTAAAGATCAAGACGTTCCAAAAGTTTTTGAAATTTCTGCTTACCAACATCAAGGGCTAGAGCCGTTAATAAACTATACAGCTGATTTAGTTGAGACAACGGATCCTTTCCCATTATTTGATGAAGAAGAAGTAGAAAAATCAGTACTTTACCAATTAGAGGGTAGTGCCGATGAGATTACTGTGACGCGCGATCCAGACGCAACCTGGGTTTTAGGTGGCGAAAAAATTGAACGTCTATTGAAGATGACTAATTTTGATCACCATGAAAGCACCATGCGTTTTGCACGTCAATTAAGAGGATTAGGAATTGATGAGCTGTTACGTTCCAGAGGAGCTGAGGACGGCGACCTTGTTCGCATCCTCGATTATGAATTCGAATTTGTCGATTAG